The genomic stretch ATCCCTGCTCAGAAGTCGTTTCCCGCGCGACCTGATCGAGCCGGTGCCCAACGGCGAGTTCGGCGGCGATGTCCTGCACCGAGTGCTCGGTCCCGCCGGCCAGATCTGCGGCACCATCCTTTGGGAAACGAAACGCACGAAAAACTGGAGCGACGGTTGGCTCGCGAAATTGCGCGATGACCAGCGCGCCGCAAAAGCAGAGATCGCGCTGATCATCTCGAGTGCTCTGCCGAAAGGGGGTCGAAACCTTCGACCTTATTGACAATGTCTGGGTAGCAGAGCCGCGCTTCGCCGTGCCGCTCGCGATTGCGCTCCGCCAGTCGTTGATTATATCGCCGGCAGCCGCCAGGCCCAGGAAGGTCAGCAGACCAAAATGGAGATGGTCTACCAATACCTGACAGGCCCGCGCTTCCGGCACCGCATCGACGCCATTGTCGAGCGGTTCACCGACATGCAGGCCGACCTAGACCGCGAGCGCCGGACCATGATGCGGCTTTGGGCCAAACGCGAAGAACAGCTCAAGAGCGTGCTTGATTCGACCGCCGGCCTTTACGGAGATCTGCAGGGAATCGCCGGCCGCGCCTTGCAGGAGATCGAAAGTCTTGATGTTCTGATGATTGAGGCAAAGGGCGAAGCGGCTGAGTAGAATAAATTCGTTAGCCATAGGTTGGCATTCGCAAATCGAATGAACCTGCGGCGCATTTACTTCCTGCGCCAGGTCGCGATGCAAGCGCTGGATCGCGGTTAGACGGGAGAAACGTTGTTTTGGGATTGCAAACAGAAGCGCTACCGGAGTTTCCCGCTTGAACGCAAACTCCACAGGGAAAGCAATTTCGATCTGGCTTTCCGACCTACGGTCTAGGAAACCTTTTCAGCGTAACGCAATCAATAGCTTAGCGGCTTGATGCTGCAAATGCGTTGCATCGAACGAGCAATAGGGCGACGCTGTATTCTGGGCAAGACAAGGGCAACTATCGAAGTAATGATCGCAGCAGTACCACCGTTGATGAGCATCGCAACGGGCTTGCGCCACTTCACATTCACGAATTCGGCGAAAACCCATTCTGATCGTCGGCGGAGGCTCCGGCATAGGGTTTGCCACCGCGCAGCTTGCGGCTGAACCCGGCGCGACTCCCGTCATCGCCGGACGCTCGCGCACGCCTTGACGCCGCGCTGGGCCGCCTGCCGTCGGGGCGCTCGTGCCGAGGAGGTCGACTTCTGCCACCCATGTTGCAGGCTTCGTCGGACGGATCAGCGCGATCGACCATCTGGTGCTTTCGGCATCGAGCGCGGTCGCATGGGGCAATTTCGTCATTGCGTTCGGACTACCGCGGTAAAAACCTTATGCACCGGTTGGATTGAAAACAGTATGTGTGCGCAGGCGCGGGATGCGTACTCCCCTCTCCTTCATGTCGCGCAAAGCGAGGTACATCATCGCTGTCATCAGTGCATCGTTGAAGGCGTCATGTTGAGCAAGAAGTGGAATGTTGAGATCCCTCAGGATCGCTGCGAACGAGAGATCGATCTCCGTATTGGGCGGCGCATCGCCGTACTTACGTTCGTAGTACAGCTTTGAGACCTCGATGCGAGGATTCGGCAGCTCGATCCCGATGTAAGGAAGAATGTACTTGTCCAGCATAGCAATATCGAAATCGACGTAATAGCCTACCAGCGGCCGTCCGCCGACGAAATGCAGGAAGCTCGGCAACGCCTTCCAAATCAGGGGGCCCTGTGCAACATCGATTTGACGCAGACGATGTACCTTGATCGCCTCGGCCTGCATTCCGGCATCAGGGCGCACGGCTGCCTCGAAACGCTCGCTGGTCAGGATTCGATTGCCTCGAATCTTGATCGCCGCAATGGTTATGATGTCGTCGGCACGCACACTTAGTCCTGTTGTTTCGCAATCGATCGCAACGGCTTCGTCCGCGGGCCCACGCTTGAACATGAACCGATAGGACTGATCCCCGATCGAGGCTTGATGGAACAGGCGTTTGATGGCGCGAGGGATCACGTCAGAAGATGCCGAGATTGAAGTGACGATGAATGAACTCGCGAAACTGCTTGACCACATGAAAGGCGTCGCGCAGGAGATCGCGCTCCATGCTCGAAAGCCATGATGGCCGCACCAGAGTGCCGGAGGTGCCAGCAGACGCCGTCAATTGCCCGTCTAGCCGCAACATCAACATGAACTGGAACGCCTGGATCAACTCTCGCGCGAAGTCGGCCTGCAGCACCCCATTATCCCGCAGACGTGAAATACGTTTTTCGGTCGCCGTCTCCATCAGGCCATGCTCCAGGGCAAGGCTGCGGACGCCGTGCACAATGGGAAAAATGCCCCCCTTCTTGAGGTCCAATGCATCACCATTGCCTTCAGATGTGATCAGGTTCTTGAACAGACCGATCGGTGTGGCGAAGGCGTCGATTGCGCGGGCAAAATGCGCGAGATACACCCGCTCGCCGCGGATCATATCGATCAGAGCGGTCTTGGCCTTGGTCAGCAGCAGCTGGTCACCGGCGACGGCGCGGGCGTCATAGAAGATCGCAACGTTCAAATGGGAGGCGTTGTCGGGCAACGCCACCCAACTACGGAAATCCGCGAGATAGTCGGAGAGCGGCCTGGACCAGACCGGATTACTGACCATCACGTTTCCCGGGCAAGGGGCAAAGCCGAAGCTCGACAGCGCACCGGAGAAATCGGCCCGAAACGCGTCCAGCTTCACCTGTTCGACGGGTTCGGGCATGATAAGGCCGTTGTCCTGGTCCGTGCGTACGGTTTGC from Bradyrhizobium sp. Ash2021 encodes the following:
- a CDS encoding 3'-5' exonuclease is translated as MWSSSFASSFIVTSISASSDVIPRAIKRLFHQASIGDQSYRFMFKRGPADEAVAIDCETTGLSVRADDIITIAAIKIRGNRILTSERFEAAVRPDAGMQAEAIKVHRLRQIDVAQGPLIWKALPSFLHFVGGRPLVGYYVDFDIAMLDKYILPYIGIELPNPRIEVSKLYYERKYGDAPPNTEIDLSFAAILRDLNIPLLAQHDAFNDALMTAMMYLALRDMKERGVRIPRLRTHTVFNPTGA